The following is a genomic window from Candidatus Acidulodesulfobacterium acidiphilum.
CCAATCGAAGAAGAAGGCCTGCAGACTTTAAAGTGGCTCGACCCTCATGTTATAGCCGATTTCGTTAAAAACGAACATCCTCAAACCATCGCCCTAATTCTTGGACACTTAGAATCTCTTTCTGCCGCCGTAGTAATAGGGCTTCTGCCTTCTTCCATCAGGTCTCAGGTAGTTTTTAGGCTTTCAAAACTAGAAAGAGTACCGCCGGGGGTTATCAAAGATTTAGACGAAGTGCTTCAGGAACAGCTTAAATCTACAGGCTCCACGCAGAGCAAATTGGTTGGGGGCGTCCGCGTAGTCGCGGATATTTTAAACAATATGGATAAATCCATAGAAGAACCTATTCTTGCCGACATTGAAAAATTAGACAAAGAAGAAGCCGAAAAAATCAGGGAATTAATGTTTACTTTCGACGACCTTGCAAGCGTAGACGATAAATCCATGCAACTTATTTTAAGAGAAGTTTCTCACGACCAGATAGTCCTTGCTTTAAAAACGGCTTCCGAAGAACTTAACAACAAAATTCTTGCAAACGTTTCAAAAAGAGCTCAGGAAATGATTAAAGACGATCTCGAAGCTATGGGACCTAAAAAACTTTCCGAAGTCGAAAAAGTCCAGCACGAAATATTAAAGGTAGCAAGAAGGCTTGAAGACGAAGGCAAAATAAGCCTTGCCGTAAAAAGCGAAAGCGAAAAATTAGTATGAGTAAAATCCTTAAAGATTACGAATTAAATATGGAGGGCCAAACCTTATACGACGGCAAAAAAACCATCTTAGCCAACGTTCTGAGAGGAGAAGAATCGAGCGCGAAAGAAAACGCCGAACTTGTATCGGCTCTGGAATCAATACCGTCTTCCCTTCAAAAATATATAATTTCTTATATCGAAGATTATAAAAATAAAACGGAAAAAGAGTTTAAAGAAAAAGAAAATTCCGTTTTCGAATCTGCAAAACAAAAAGGATATGCCGAAGGCTTTGAAAGCGGCAAATCTGAAGCATTAAAATCAATGGAAGAAAGCGTTAAAAATATATTTTCCGCCGCTGAATCCATAAAGCAGTTTAAGAACGAGCTATACGAAGACGTTAAAGAAGATGTAGTAAACCTATCGATAAAAATCGCCGAAACGATAACTAAATCAAAAATAGCGGCCGACGACGGCGTGTTGTTTAATATAATAGCGTCCGCAATCAATAAGTCCTCCGATGCCGTAAATTTTACTATATGCCTTAATCCCGAAGATTACAAAGCATTGAATAAAAACCCCGATGCCTTAAAAGATTTCTTGTCGAAGGAAGCAGACACGGATTTTATTCAGGATAAAAACGTTCAATCCGGAAACGTCGTTATAAGGACGGATTTCGGTGAAATAGACGCAAAAATTTCTACTCAGATAGAAAGAATAAAAAATATGTTTACTAAAGTTTTTTAATCTTTTTTATTTTTAATCTTTCTTTTTTTGAAAGTTTATGAGGATTGCCTTTTTTTGCGCCGCCGGTTCTTCTTTCTGCATCGTCGTCATCTTCTTCATACAGACGGTTTTCGCCGTTTTCGATAATGCCGCGGGCTAATTTTACAAACTCGTCGATATCCAAGCAGGAACAGTCGGCATTTGAAACTCGGCGCCTTATACCGTTATCGTTAGTTACTACCAATAAACTGCCCTTT
Proteins encoded in this region:
- the fliG gene encoding flagellar motor switch protein FliG — protein: MARRLSGPEKAAVFLVSVGEDAASEIIKRLELMEIQKITKYMDNLPTIEKEESENILKDFNSNFSKVGLIVRGDDYVKNLIAKSLDPDKAKKILDNLHGPIEEEGLQTLKWLDPHVIADFVKNEHPQTIALILGHLESLSAAVVIGLLPSSIRSQVVFRLSKLERVPPGVIKDLDEVLQEQLKSTGSTQSKLVGGVRVVADILNNMDKSIEEPILADIEKLDKEEAEKIRELMFTFDDLASVDDKSMQLILREVSHDQIVLALKTASEELNNKILANVSKRAQEMIKDDLEAMGPKKLSEVEKVQHEILKVARRLEDEGKISLAVKSESEKLV